A section of the Pseudomonas lini genome encodes:
- the oscA gene encoding sulfur starvation response protein OscA has protein sequence MSASLRSVDGQDEATILREIQSALRDLRFGAVEITVHNAQVVQIERKEKFRLQSPGNKPS, from the coding sequence ATGAGCGCATCCCTACGTAGTGTTGACGGGCAGGACGAAGCCACTATTTTGCGTGAGATCCAGAGTGCCTTGCGCGATCTGCGCTTTGGTGCGGTGGAAATTACCGTGCACAACGCCCAGGTGGTTCAGATCGAACGCAAAGAGAAATTCCGGTTGCAGAGCCCGGGCAACAAACCGAGCTGA